The following are encoded together in the Bradysia coprophila strain Holo2 unplaced genomic scaffold, BU_Bcop_v1 contig_94, whole genome shotgun sequence genome:
- the LOC119085049 gene encoding ankyrin-2 isoform X4 — MALGETQNGTVSMKQTDKVSAPAAVINGSSNIAEKNQKLAKQVDANTSFLRAARAGDLGKLVDFLESGEVTDINASNANGLNALHLAAKDGHIEIVRELLKRGAGVDNSTKKGNTALHIASLAGQKDVVKILIQHGADVNLQSQNGFTPLYMAAQENHDGCVRYLLSKGANQSLATEDGFTPLAVAMQQGHDKVVAVLLESDSRGKIRLPALHIAAKKDDVKAASLLLENEHNPDVSSKSGFTPLHIASHYGNVDIANLLIQKGADVNFSAKHNITPLHVACKWGKTHMVSLLISKGAKIDSTTRDGLTPLHCAARSGHEQVIDILSEKEANILSKTKNGLAPLHMAAQGDHVDAARILLYHKAPVDEVTVDYLTALHVAAHCGHVKVAKLLLDRNADPNARALNGFTPLHIACKKNRIKVVELLLKHGASKGATTESGLTPLHVASFMGCMNIVIYLLQHDASPDVPTVRGETPLHLAARANQADIIRILLRNGAQVDVKAREEQTPLHVASRLGNVDIVMMLLQHGANIDSVTKDLYTPLHIAAKEGQDEVAAVLIENGASLDAATKKGFTPLHLAGKYGNIKVAELLLQKGAPIDAQGKNGVTPLHVASHYDHQKVALLLLEKGASPHANAKNGHTPLHIAAKKNQMDIATTLLEYGALPDAESKSGFTPIHLSAQEGHMEMSQLLLEHKANPGWAAKNGLTPLHLCAQEDKVEVAKVLLKNEAAIDPTTKAGFTPLHVAAHFGQINMVRYLLENDAAVEKSTNIGYTPLHQAAQQGHTLIINLLLKHKADPNAVTNNGQTALNIANKLGYITVVETLKVVTETNITSTSTGTPVAEEKYKVIAPEAMHETFMSDSEDEGGENDDSNDVVVDSNGKSKPVYMTYYQNRSSVQCEDPIMSDQQQYKYMTVDDIKGLDDNIRLDTSHDDKADKAAVNEYITHLQSTSVVDSAMNSMYMPKAVDNVDIVRQPIHVGLLNTLDPHLASFGGRRKTTPMCRERFLVSFLVDARGGAMRGCRHSGVRVIVPPRSASQPTRITCRYVKPQRIPNPPPLMEGEALVSRILELTPVAAKFLGPVILEVPHFASLRDKEREIIILRSDNGETWREHTLYDSEEAIQDVLNESFEAGELTQLEDLHTNRIIRVVTHDFPHFFAVVSRIRQEVHAIGPDGGTVSSVAVPLVQAVFPANALTKKIRVGLQAQPIDSNSTANLLGRGVAVSPVVTVEPRRRKFHKAITLSMPAPRAHTQGMINQYSGNAPTLRLLCSITGGQNRAVWEDVTGSTPLTFVKDCVSFTTTVSARFWLMDCRNITEACKMATELYTHMAYVPFMVKFVVFAKRTDANEAKLSVFCMTDDKEDKTLEQQEHFVEVSKSRDVEILEGRPVYLEFAGNLIPIMKSGDQFHLQFNAFKENRLTFVVKIKDGENVGRINFMNEPKVAKGEPALTPICTLNIVIPDKVFDDDTNSDYDARSFDKNYRVMLNGGFKVNEIHKADIRLSDICNLLGNDWVKLAEALEVPNDDVELIKSEYPDKPSHQAMVLLRLWLRQSGKQATGNNLEQALHRINRSDIVDKCIFNLELVTDEMEKAVAKMQLDQSGFDNLKEELGPSRDTSLKRNSELDYQDHYGSDDLTNGKADRNNDDIEALQRVQDQFITLGISSTKHSLTGNETPPPSPAEFGLANDQRSPLDTNNKIPPTAEAETSDLTHQFDNSQETDFNYQSSEHPATFTHQTVEEFKDPQNNATVRTVTTTTTVTTSEHNVTDPSELADALTQRSSQQKQIELNDETTNNDHELRETMQQIVDQFMQEERRQP, encoded by the exons AAGTGGAGAAGTGACCGATATCAATGCTAGTAATGCG aacGGTCTGAACGCTCTACATTTGGCGGCCAAGGATGGTCACATTGAGATCGTTCGAGAACTGCTGAAACGTGGTGCTGGTGTCGACAATTCAACTAAAAAGGGCAACACTGCTCTACACATTGCTTCATTGGCTGGCCAGAAGGATGTTGTTAAAATACTAATACAACACGGTGCTGACGTCAACCTTCAGTCCCAAAATGGATTCACACCGTTGTACATGGCTGCCCAAGAGAATCATGACGGTTGCGTTCGATATTTACTATCGAAAGGTGCAAATCAATCATTGGCTACGGAAGATGGTTTCACACCGTTGGCCGTTGCGATGCAACAAGGGCATGACAAAGTGGTGGCTGTTCTGCTTGAAAGTGATTCGCGGGGAAAAATTCGTTTGCCAGCTCTCCACATTGCCGCAAAGAAAGATGATGTGAAGGCAGCTTCTCTGTTGCTGGAAAACGAGCACAATCCGGATGTGTCATCCAAAAGTGGTTTCACGCCGTTACACATTGCATCCCACTATGGCAACGTTGACATCGctaatttattgattcaaaAGGGGGCAGACGTtaacttttcagcaaagcacaACATTACACCGTTGCACGTTGCGTGTAAATGGG GAAAAACCCATATGGTCAGCCTGTTGATTTCGAAAGGTGCCAAAATTGACAGCACTACCAGAGATGGTTTAACTCCTTTGCATTGTGCAGCTAGGTCAGGTCACGAGCAAGTCATCGACATTCTGTCAGAGAAGGAAGCAAACATTTTGTCAAAGACAAAG AATGGTTTGGCTCCCTTGCACATGGCAGCTCAAGGTGACCACGTTGACGCAGCccgaattttactttaccatAAAGCTCCAGTGGATGAAGTAACAGTTGACTATTTGACTGCGTTGCATGTAGCCGCTCATTGTGGTCACGTTAAGGTAGCAAAGCTCCTATTGGATCGTAATGCAGATCCCAATGCACGAGCACTGAAT GGCTTCACACCGCTACACATTGCGTGCAAAAAGAACAGGATAAAGGTCGTTGAACTCTTGCTGAAACATGGTGCAAGTAAAGGTGCTACAACGGAGAGTGGATTGACACCGTTACACGTGGCCTCATTCATGGGTTGCATGAACATCGTAATTTATTTGCTGCAACATGATGCTAGCCCCGATGTTCCAACAGTCCGTGGCGAAACTCCGTTGCATTTAGCCGCCCGTGCTAATCAAGCCGATATAATTCGCATTTTGTTGAGAAATGGTGCCCAGGTCGATGTCAAAGCACGCGAAGAGCAAACACCGTTACACGTCGCTTCACGACTTGGTAACGTGGACATTGTGATGATGCTGCTGCAACACGGTGCTAATATCGATTCGGTTACGAAAGATTTGTACACACCGTTGCATATAGCTGCTAAGGAAGGTCAAGACGAAGTTGCTGCTGTTCTGATTGAAAATGGAGCATCCTTGGACGCTGCTACAAAGAAAGGATTCACTCCGCTCCATTTGGCTGGAAAGTATGGAAATATCAAGGTCGCTGAACTGCTATTACAGAAAGGTGCTCCAATCGATGCGCAAGGAAAGAATGGTGTTACTCCGCTGCATGTGGCAAGTCATTATGACCACCAGAAAGTCGCCTTGCTATTGCTGGAAAAAGGTGCTTCTCCTCATGCAAATGCCAAAAACGGACACACCCCGTTGCATATAGCTGCTAAAAAGAATCAAATGGACATTGCCACCACATTGCTCGAATATGGTGCTCTTCCTGACGCTGAGAGTAAGTCTGGATTCACGCCTATCCATTTAAGCGCACAAGAAGGTCACATGGAAATGTCTCAACTGTTGCTCGAACATAAGGCCAATCCGGGCTGGGCTGCAAAGAAT GGATTGACACCGCTGCATCTGTGTGCTCAAGAAGATAAGGTTGAAGTGGCAAAAGTTCTACTCAAAAATGAGGCAGCAATCGACCCGACAACAAAGGCAGGATTTACACCGTTGCATGTTG CTGCTCATTTCGGGCAAATTAACATGGTCCGATATTTGCTGGAAAATGATGCCGCCGTGGAGAAGAGCACAAACATCGGTTACACACCGCTACATCAAGCCGCTCAGCAAGGACACACTTTGATCATCAATTTATTGCTGAAACATAAAGCCGATCCGAATGCAGTCACAAAT AATGGCCAAACTGCTCTGAACATCGCCAACAAATTGGGTTACATCACCGTTGTGGAGACATTAAAGGTGGTCACCGAAACGAATATCACTAGCACATCGACCGGAACACCCGTAGCTGAAGAAAAATACAAAGTAATTGCTCCCGAAGCGATGCATGAAACATTTATGTCTGACTCGGAGGATGAAGGAG gCGAAAATGATGATTCAAATGATGTCGTCGTTGATTCGAATGGAAAATCGAAGCCAGTTTATATGACGTACTATCAGAATCGTAGTAGCGTTCAGT GCGAAGATCCAATCATGTCCGATCAACAACAGTACAAGTACATGACAGTGGACGATATTAAAGGTTTGGATGACAATATTCGATTGGATACCAGTCACGATGATAAGGCAGACAAAG CTGCAGTCAACGAATACATCACACATCTCCAATCAACATCGGTGGTCGATTCGGCAATGAATTCCATGTACATGCCGAAGGCAGTTGATAATGTTGACATTGTTCGGCAGCCGATTCACGTTGG TTTGCTAAACACTTTAGACCCACATCTTGCTAGCTTCGGTGGCCGTAGGAAAACTACGCCAATGTGCAGGGAAAG ATTTCTGGTATCGTTTCTGGTCGATGCTCGTGGAGGTGCAATGCGAGGTTGTCGTCATAGTGGTGTTCGTGTCATCGTACCACCCAGATCTGCTTCACAACCGACTCGAATCACATGTCGGTATGTAAAGCCACAACGTATACCGAATCCACCACCGCTTATGGAAGGCGAGGCTTTGGTCAGTCGGATTTTGGAATTAACTCCGGTCGCAGCAAAATTCCTTGG ACCGGTAATCCTGGAAGTTCCACATTTTGCATCGTTACGTGACAAAGAACGTGAAATTATAATACTGCGATCGGACAACGGTGAAACGTGGCGCGAACACACTCTCTATGATAGTGAGGAGGCAATTCAGGACGTTCTAAATGAAAGTTTCGAAGCCGGTGAACTGACTCAATTGGAAGATTTGCACACCAATCGGATCATACGAGTAGTTACACATGATTTTCCGCACTTCTTCGCAGTCGTCTCACGAATTCGTCAAGAGGTCCATGCTATCGGTCCAGATGGTGGCACTGTATCATCAGTAGCGGTACCATTAGTGCAAGCCGTTTTCCCAGCAAATGCTCTAACGAAAAAGATTCGAGTCGGTCTCCAAGCACAGCCAATCGATAGCAACAGTACAGCTAATCTACTCGGTAGAGGTGTGGCTGTATCACCAGTTGTTACAGTTGAACCACGTCGACGTAAATTCCATAAAGCAATAACTCTTAGCATGCCTGCACCAAGAGCCCACACACAGGGCATGATAAATCAGTATTCGGGCAATGCTCCGACTTTGAGACTTTTGTGTTCCATAACTGGTGGTCAAAATCGTGCTGTTTGGGAAGATGTTACCGGTTCAACACCGTTAACATTCGTTAAGGATTGCGTTTCATTTACAACGACAGTGTCAGCGAGATTCTGGTTGATGGATTGCCGAAATATTACCGAAGCGTGTAAAATGGCTACCGAGCTGTACACTCACATGGCCTATGTTCCTTTTATGGTTAAATTTGTCGTGTTTGCTAAGCGGACCGATGCCAATGAAGCCAAGCTCAGCGTATTCTGTATGACCGACGACAAAGAGGATAAGACGCTTGAACAACAAGAACATTTTGTTGAAGTCTCCAAGAGTCGCGATGTTGAAATACTAGAGGGTCGCCCAGTGTATCTTGAATTTGCGGGAAATCTTATTCCCATTATGAAATCGGGCGACCAATTTCATTTGCAGTTCAATGCATTCAAGGAAAATCGCCTCACATTCGTGGTTAAAATCAAGGATGGCGAAAATGTCGGACGAATCAACTTTATGAACGAGCCAAAAGTAGCCAAAGGTGAGCCAGCATTGACTCCGATTTGTACGTTGAACATCGTCATACCGGATAAAGTGTTCGACGACGATACAAATTCGGACTATGACGCGAGaagttttgacaaaaattatcgCGTCATGTTGAACGGAGGATTCAAGGTCAATGAAATCCACAAAGCCGATATCCGTTTGTCGGACATCTGCAATTTGTTGGGAAACGATTGGGTGAAATTAGCTGAAGCCTTGGAAGTGCCGAATGACGACGTTGAGTTGATAAAATCGGAATATCCCGACAAACCGTCACATCAGGCAATGGTTCTGTTGAGATTGTGGCTTCGTCAGTCTGGGAAACAAGCAACCGGAAATAATTTGGAGCAGGCCCTGCATCGCATCAACAGATCCGATATCGTTgacaaatgtattttcaacTTGGAGCTGGTCACCGATGAAATGGAAAAGGCCGTTGCTAAGATGCAACTGGATCAATCCGGTTTCGATAATTTGAAAGAGGAACTTGGTCCTTCCCGCGACACATCGTTGAAACGGAATAGTGAACTCGATTATCAGGATCATTATGGCAGCGATGATTTGACGAATGGAAAAG CCGATCGAAACAATGACGACATCGAAGCACTCCAACGTGTTCAGGATCAATTCATTACGCTTGGCATATCGTCGACCAAACATTCATTGACTGGAAATGAAACTCCTCCACCCAGTCCAGCAGAGTTTGGTTTGGCCAACGATCAACGTTCGCCGCTAGATACCAATAACAAAATTCCACCAACTGCCGAAGCTGAGACCAGTGATCTAACGCATCAGTTCGACAACAGCCAAG AAACTGACTTCAACTACCAAAGTTCCGAACATCCTGCAACATTTACCCATCAAACAGTTGAAGAATTCAAGGACCCACAAAACAA TGCAACCGTTAGAACAGTCACTACCACAACAACGGTAACAACATCCGAGCACAATGTAACTGATCCATCTGAGCTAGCCGATGCGTTAACACAACGATCTTCGCAACAGAAACAAATCGAATTAAACGACGAAACGACCAACAACGATCATGAACTGCGCGAAACAATGCAACAAATTGTCGATCAATTTATGCAAGAAGAACGAAGACAACCGTAA
- the LOC119085049 gene encoding ankyrin-2 isoform X3, producing the protein MALGETQNGTVSMKQTDKVSAPAAVINGSSNIAEKNQKLAKQVDANTSFLRAARAGDLGKLVDFLESGEVTDINASNANGLNALHLAAKDGHIEIVRELLKRGAGVDNSTKKGNTALHIASLAGQKDVVKILIQHGADVNLQSQNGFTPLYMAAQENHDGCVRYLLSKGANQSLATEDGFTPLAVAMQQGHDKVVAVLLESDSRGKIRLPALHIAAKKDDVKAASLLLENEHNPDVSSKSGFTPLHIASHYGNVDIANLLIQKGADVNFSAKHNITPLHVACKWGKTHMVSLLISKGAKIDSTTRDGLTPLHCAARSGHEQVIDILSEKEANILSKTKNGLAPLHMAAQGDHVDAARILLYHKAPVDEVTVDYLTALHVAAHCGHVKVAKLLLDRNADPNARALNGFTPLHIACKKNRIKVVELLLKHGASKGATTESGLTPLHVASFMGCMNIVIYLLQHDASPDVPTVRGETPLHLAARANQADIIRILLRNGAQVDVKAREEQTPLHVASRLGNVDIVMMLLQHGANIDSVTKDLYTPLHIAAKEGQDEVAAVLIENGASLDAATKKGFTPLHLAGKYGNIKVAELLLQKGAPIDAQGKNGVTPLHVASHYDHQKVALLLLEKGASPHANAKNGHTPLHIAAKKNQMDIATTLLEYGALPDAESKSGFTPIHLSAQEGHMEMSQLLLEHKANPGWAAKNGLTPLHLCAQEDKVEVAKVLLKNEAAIDPTTKAGFTPLHVAAHFGQINMVRYLLENDAAVEKSTNIGYTPLHQAAQQGHTLIINLLLKHKADPNAVTNNGQTALNIANKLGYITVVETLKVVTETNITSTSTGTPVAEEKYKVIAPEAMHETFMSDSEDEGGENDDSNDVVVDSNGKSKPVYMTYYQNRSSVQCEDPIMSDQQQYKYMTVDDIKGLDDNIRLDTSHDDKADKAAVNEYITHLQSTSVVDSAMNSMYMPKAVDNVDIVRQPIHVGLLNTLDPHLASFGGRRKTTPMCRERFLVSFLVDARGGAMRGCRHSGVRVIVPPRSASQPTRITCRYVKPQRIPNPPPLMEGEALVSRILELTPVAAKFLGPVILEVPHFASLRDKEREIIILRSDNGETWREHTLYDSEEAIQDVLNESFEAGELTQLEDLHTNRIIRVVTHDFPHFFAVVSRIRQEVHAIGPDGGTVSSVAVPLVQAVFPANALTKKIRVGLQAQPIDSNSTANLLGRGVAVSPVVTVEPRRRKFHKAITLSMPAPRAHTQGMINQYSGNAPTLRLLCSITGGQNRAVWEDVTGSTPLTFVKDCVSFTTTVSARFWLMDCRNITEACKMATELYTHMAYVPFMVKFVVFAKRTDANEAKLSVFCMTDDKEDKTLEQQEHFVEVSKSRDVEILEGRPVYLEFAGNLIPIMKSGDQFHLQFNAFKENRLTFVVKIKDGENVGRINFMNEPKVAKGEPALTPICTLNIVIPDKVFDDDTNSDYDARSFDKNYRVMLNGGFKVNEIHKADIRLSDICNLLGNDWVKLAEALEVPNDDVELIKSEYPDKPSHQAMVLLRLWLRQSGKQATGNNLEQALHRINRSDIVDKCIFNLELVTDEMEKAVAKMQLDQSGFDNLKEELGPSRDTSLKRNSELDYQDHYGSDDLTNGKADRNNDDIEALQRVQDQFITLGISSTKHSLTGNETPPPSPAEFGLANDQRSPLDTNNKIPPTAEAETSDLTHQFDNSQGAFAKAGADELNMRSQTDFNYQSSEHPATFTHQTVEEFKDPQNNATVRTVTTTTTVTTSEHNVTDPSELADALTQRSSQQKQIELNDETTNNDHELRETMQQIVDQFMQEERRQP; encoded by the exons AAGTGGAGAAGTGACCGATATCAATGCTAGTAATGCG aacGGTCTGAACGCTCTACATTTGGCGGCCAAGGATGGTCACATTGAGATCGTTCGAGAACTGCTGAAACGTGGTGCTGGTGTCGACAATTCAACTAAAAAGGGCAACACTGCTCTACACATTGCTTCATTGGCTGGCCAGAAGGATGTTGTTAAAATACTAATACAACACGGTGCTGACGTCAACCTTCAGTCCCAAAATGGATTCACACCGTTGTACATGGCTGCCCAAGAGAATCATGACGGTTGCGTTCGATATTTACTATCGAAAGGTGCAAATCAATCATTGGCTACGGAAGATGGTTTCACACCGTTGGCCGTTGCGATGCAACAAGGGCATGACAAAGTGGTGGCTGTTCTGCTTGAAAGTGATTCGCGGGGAAAAATTCGTTTGCCAGCTCTCCACATTGCCGCAAAGAAAGATGATGTGAAGGCAGCTTCTCTGTTGCTGGAAAACGAGCACAATCCGGATGTGTCATCCAAAAGTGGTTTCACGCCGTTACACATTGCATCCCACTATGGCAACGTTGACATCGctaatttattgattcaaaAGGGGGCAGACGTtaacttttcagcaaagcacaACATTACACCGTTGCACGTTGCGTGTAAATGGG GAAAAACCCATATGGTCAGCCTGTTGATTTCGAAAGGTGCCAAAATTGACAGCACTACCAGAGATGGTTTAACTCCTTTGCATTGTGCAGCTAGGTCAGGTCACGAGCAAGTCATCGACATTCTGTCAGAGAAGGAAGCAAACATTTTGTCAAAGACAAAG AATGGTTTGGCTCCCTTGCACATGGCAGCTCAAGGTGACCACGTTGACGCAGCccgaattttactttaccatAAAGCTCCAGTGGATGAAGTAACAGTTGACTATTTGACTGCGTTGCATGTAGCCGCTCATTGTGGTCACGTTAAGGTAGCAAAGCTCCTATTGGATCGTAATGCAGATCCCAATGCACGAGCACTGAAT GGCTTCACACCGCTACACATTGCGTGCAAAAAGAACAGGATAAAGGTCGTTGAACTCTTGCTGAAACATGGTGCAAGTAAAGGTGCTACAACGGAGAGTGGATTGACACCGTTACACGTGGCCTCATTCATGGGTTGCATGAACATCGTAATTTATTTGCTGCAACATGATGCTAGCCCCGATGTTCCAACAGTCCGTGGCGAAACTCCGTTGCATTTAGCCGCCCGTGCTAATCAAGCCGATATAATTCGCATTTTGTTGAGAAATGGTGCCCAGGTCGATGTCAAAGCACGCGAAGAGCAAACACCGTTACACGTCGCTTCACGACTTGGTAACGTGGACATTGTGATGATGCTGCTGCAACACGGTGCTAATATCGATTCGGTTACGAAAGATTTGTACACACCGTTGCATATAGCTGCTAAGGAAGGTCAAGACGAAGTTGCTGCTGTTCTGATTGAAAATGGAGCATCCTTGGACGCTGCTACAAAGAAAGGATTCACTCCGCTCCATTTGGCTGGAAAGTATGGAAATATCAAGGTCGCTGAACTGCTATTACAGAAAGGTGCTCCAATCGATGCGCAAGGAAAGAATGGTGTTACTCCGCTGCATGTGGCAAGTCATTATGACCACCAGAAAGTCGCCTTGCTATTGCTGGAAAAAGGTGCTTCTCCTCATGCAAATGCCAAAAACGGACACACCCCGTTGCATATAGCTGCTAAAAAGAATCAAATGGACATTGCCACCACATTGCTCGAATATGGTGCTCTTCCTGACGCTGAGAGTAAGTCTGGATTCACGCCTATCCATTTAAGCGCACAAGAAGGTCACATGGAAATGTCTCAACTGTTGCTCGAACATAAGGCCAATCCGGGCTGGGCTGCAAAGAAT GGATTGACACCGCTGCATCTGTGTGCTCAAGAAGATAAGGTTGAAGTGGCAAAAGTTCTACTCAAAAATGAGGCAGCAATCGACCCGACAACAAAGGCAGGATTTACACCGTTGCATGTTG CTGCTCATTTCGGGCAAATTAACATGGTCCGATATTTGCTGGAAAATGATGCCGCCGTGGAGAAGAGCACAAACATCGGTTACACACCGCTACATCAAGCCGCTCAGCAAGGACACACTTTGATCATCAATTTATTGCTGAAACATAAAGCCGATCCGAATGCAGTCACAAAT AATGGCCAAACTGCTCTGAACATCGCCAACAAATTGGGTTACATCACCGTTGTGGAGACATTAAAGGTGGTCACCGAAACGAATATCACTAGCACATCGACCGGAACACCCGTAGCTGAAGAAAAATACAAAGTAATTGCTCCCGAAGCGATGCATGAAACATTTATGTCTGACTCGGAGGATGAAGGAG gCGAAAATGATGATTCAAATGATGTCGTCGTTGATTCGAATGGAAAATCGAAGCCAGTTTATATGACGTACTATCAGAATCGTAGTAGCGTTCAGT GCGAAGATCCAATCATGTCCGATCAACAACAGTACAAGTACATGACAGTGGACGATATTAAAGGTTTGGATGACAATATTCGATTGGATACCAGTCACGATGATAAGGCAGACAAAG CTGCAGTCAACGAATACATCACACATCTCCAATCAACATCGGTGGTCGATTCGGCAATGAATTCCATGTACATGCCGAAGGCAGTTGATAATGTTGACATTGTTCGGCAGCCGATTCACGTTGG TTTGCTAAACACTTTAGACCCACATCTTGCTAGCTTCGGTGGCCGTAGGAAAACTACGCCAATGTGCAGGGAAAG ATTTCTGGTATCGTTTCTGGTCGATGCTCGTGGAGGTGCAATGCGAGGTTGTCGTCATAGTGGTGTTCGTGTCATCGTACCACCCAGATCTGCTTCACAACCGACTCGAATCACATGTCGGTATGTAAAGCCACAACGTATACCGAATCCACCACCGCTTATGGAAGGCGAGGCTTTGGTCAGTCGGATTTTGGAATTAACTCCGGTCGCAGCAAAATTCCTTGG ACCGGTAATCCTGGAAGTTCCACATTTTGCATCGTTACGTGACAAAGAACGTGAAATTATAATACTGCGATCGGACAACGGTGAAACGTGGCGCGAACACACTCTCTATGATAGTGAGGAGGCAATTCAGGACGTTCTAAATGAAAGTTTCGAAGCCGGTGAACTGACTCAATTGGAAGATTTGCACACCAATCGGATCATACGAGTAGTTACACATGATTTTCCGCACTTCTTCGCAGTCGTCTCACGAATTCGTCAAGAGGTCCATGCTATCGGTCCAGATGGTGGCACTGTATCATCAGTAGCGGTACCATTAGTGCAAGCCGTTTTCCCAGCAAATGCTCTAACGAAAAAGATTCGAGTCGGTCTCCAAGCACAGCCAATCGATAGCAACAGTACAGCTAATCTACTCGGTAGAGGTGTGGCTGTATCACCAGTTGTTACAGTTGAACCACGTCGACGTAAATTCCATAAAGCAATAACTCTTAGCATGCCTGCACCAAGAGCCCACACACAGGGCATGATAAATCAGTATTCGGGCAATGCTCCGACTTTGAGACTTTTGTGTTCCATAACTGGTGGTCAAAATCGTGCTGTTTGGGAAGATGTTACCGGTTCAACACCGTTAACATTCGTTAAGGATTGCGTTTCATTTACAACGACAGTGTCAGCGAGATTCTGGTTGATGGATTGCCGAAATATTACCGAAGCGTGTAAAATGGCTACCGAGCTGTACACTCACATGGCCTATGTTCCTTTTATGGTTAAATTTGTCGTGTTTGCTAAGCGGACCGATGCCAATGAAGCCAAGCTCAGCGTATTCTGTATGACCGACGACAAAGAGGATAAGACGCTTGAACAACAAGAACATTTTGTTGAAGTCTCCAAGAGTCGCGATGTTGAAATACTAGAGGGTCGCCCAGTGTATCTTGAATTTGCGGGAAATCTTATTCCCATTATGAAATCGGGCGACCAATTTCATTTGCAGTTCAATGCATTCAAGGAAAATCGCCTCACATTCGTGGTTAAAATCAAGGATGGCGAAAATGTCGGACGAATCAACTTTATGAACGAGCCAAAAGTAGCCAAAGGTGAGCCAGCATTGACTCCGATTTGTACGTTGAACATCGTCATACCGGATAAAGTGTTCGACGACGATACAAATTCGGACTATGACGCGAGaagttttgacaaaaattatcgCGTCATGTTGAACGGAGGATTCAAGGTCAATGAAATCCACAAAGCCGATATCCGTTTGTCGGACATCTGCAATTTGTTGGGAAACGATTGGGTGAAATTAGCTGAAGCCTTGGAAGTGCCGAATGACGACGTTGAGTTGATAAAATCGGAATATCCCGACAAACCGTCACATCAGGCAATGGTTCTGTTGAGATTGTGGCTTCGTCAGTCTGGGAAACAAGCAACCGGAAATAATTTGGAGCAGGCCCTGCATCGCATCAACAGATCCGATATCGTTgacaaatgtattttcaacTTGGAGCTGGTCACCGATGAAATGGAAAAGGCCGTTGCTAAGATGCAACTGGATCAATCCGGTTTCGATAATTTGAAAGAGGAACTTGGTCCTTCCCGCGACACATCGTTGAAACGGAATAGTGAACTCGATTATCAGGATCATTATGGCAGCGATGATTTGACGAATGGAAAAG CCGATCGAAACAATGACGACATCGAAGCACTCCAACGTGTTCAGGATCAATTCATTACGCTTGGCATATCGTCGACCAAACATTCATTGACTGGAAATGAAACTCCTCCACCCAGTCCAGCAGAGTTTGGTTTGGCCAACGATCAACGTTCGCCGCTAGATACCAATAACAAAATTCCACCAACTGCCGAAGCTGAGACCAGTGATCTAACGCATCAGTTCGACAACAGCCAAG GTGCATTCGCTAAAGCTGGTGCTGATGAATTGAATATGCGCAGCC AAACTGACTTCAACTACCAAAGTTCCGAACATCCTGCAACATTTACCCATCAAACAGTTGAAGAATTCAAGGACCCACAAAACAA TGCAACCGTTAGAACAGTCACTACCACAACAACGGTAACAACATCCGAGCACAATGTAACTGATCCATCTGAGCTAGCCGATGCGTTAACACAACGATCTTCGCAACAGAAACAAATCGAATTAAACGACGAAACGACCAACAACGATCATGAACTGCGCGAAACAATGCAACAAATTGTCGATCAATTTATGCAAGAAGAACGAAGACAACCGTAA